The following coding sequences are from one Ooceraea biroi isolate clonal line C1 chromosome 5, Obir_v5.4, whole genome shotgun sequence window:
- the LOC105287741 gene encoding kinesin light chain isoform X8, protein MGRTDMSKTLNAYRIKKIENIGRMTAMTQEEIVAGARTVAQGLEALRVEHGGLLQGLQSQDSPAARDKASLLSKIIEMIDMGLGEAQVMQTLASHLQMVEAEKQKLRTQVKRLCQENAWLRDELASTQQKLQASEQAVAGLEEEKRHLDFMASMRQYDPDPSTEDENAKDRPKDDPVVDLFPDDDADDRNSKSISPTPPSQFAQQVNAGYEIPARLRTLHNLVIQYASQGRYEVAVPLCKQALEDLEKTSGHDHPDVATMLNILALVYRDQNKYKEAANLLNDALAIREKTLGENHPAVAATLNNLAVLYGKRGKYKEAEPLCKRALEIREKVLGRDHPDVAKQLNNLALLCQNQGKYEEVERYYQRALEIYEAKLGPDDPNVAKTKNNLASCYLKQGKYKDAEVLYKQVLTRAHEREFGAIDGDNKPIWQVAEEREENKHRNKENTPYGEYGGWHKAAKVDSPTVTTTLKNLGALYRRQGKYEAAETLEDCAMRSRREHVQQNFNSCDNVLP, encoded by the exons ATGGGCAGGACAGATATGTCAAAGACGCTCAACGCCTATAGGAT TAAAAAGATCGAGAACATCGGCAGAATGACAGCGATGACGCAGGAGGAAATCGTGGCCGGAGCGCGGACGGTCGCTCAGGGCCTGGAGGCTCTGCGAGTTGAGCACGGCGGTCTGTTACAAGGCCTGCAGTCTCAGGACTCACCAGCCGCCCGAGACAAAGCCAGTTTGCTGTCCAAGATCATTGAAATGATCGACATGGGTCTGGGTGAGGCGCAGGTGATGCAGACACTGGCAAGCCATCTGCAAATGGTGGAGGCGGAGAAACAGAAGCTGAGGACACAAGTGAAGAGGCTCTGTCAGGAAAACGCCTGGCTCAGGGACGAACTAGCCAGCACTCAGCAAAAGCtgcaagcgagcgagcaagct GTTGCGGGAttggaagaggaaaagagacatCTAGATTTCATGGCCAGTATGCGACAATACGATCCAGATCCGTCCACGGAGGATGAAAACGCTAAGGACCGACCGAAGGACGATCCTGTAGTGGACCTTTTCCCCGACGATGACGCGGACGATCGCAATAGCAAAT CCATATCTCCGACTCCGCCATCGCAGTTCGCGCAGCAAGTGAACGCCGGCTACGAGATACCAGCACGTCTGCGCACGCTGCACAACCTGGTAATCCAGTATGCGAGTCAGGGCCGCTACGAGGTAGCGGTCCCCCTATGCAAGCAAGCCCTCGAAGATCTGGAGAAGACTTCCGGTCACGATCACCCCGACGTGGCGACCATGCTAAACATTCTCGCTCTCGTGTATCGAGATCAGAACAAGTATAAAGAGGCCGCGAATCTCCTGAACGACGCTCTAGCCATCCGGGAGAAGACGCTGGGTGAGAATCAtccggcggtggcggcgacgcTGAACAATCTCGCGGTGCTGTACGGGAAACGGGGCAAGTACAAGGAGGCTGAACCCCTGTGCAAGCGGGCGCTGGAGATTCGCGAGAAGGTGCTTGGCCGCGACCACCCGGACGTGGCGAAACAGCTGAACAACTTAGCGTTACTATGCCAGAACCAGGGCAAGTACGAGGAGGTCGAGCGCTACTATCAGCGCGCGCTTGAAATCTACGAGGCCAAGCTGGGCCCGGACGATCCGAATGTCGCGAAAACGAAAAACAATCTGGCGTCTTGTTACCTGAAACAGGGCAAGTACAAGGATGCCGAGGTGCTGTACAAACAAGTGCTCACCAGAGCGCACGAGAGGGAATTTGGTGCCATCGATGGCGACAACAAGCCGATCTGGCAG GTGgctgaagagagagaggagaacaaGCATAGGAACAAGGAGAACACACCGTACGGTGAATATGGCGGTTGGCACAAAGCCGCGAAAGTCGACTCGCCTACTGTCACCACTACCCTAAAGAATCTCGGTGCGCTCTACCGAAGACAGGGCAAGTATGAGGCCGCGGAAACGCTCGAGGATTGCGCCATGAGGTCCCGAAGAGAG CACGTGCAGCAA aattttaattcctgCGACAACGTTTTACCATGA
- the LOC105287741 gene encoding kinesin light chain isoform X6 codes for MGRTDMSKTLNAYRIKKIENIGRMTAMTQEEIVAGARTVAQGLEALRVEHGGLLQGLQSQDSPAARDKASLLSKIIEMIDMGLGEAQVMQTLASHLQMVEAEKQKLRTQVKRLCQENAWLRDELASTQQKLQASEQAVAGLEEEKRHLDFMASMRQYDPDPSTEDENAKDRPKDDPVVDLFPDDDADDRNSKSISPTPPSQFAQQVNAGYEIPARLRTLHNLVIQYASQGRYEVAVPLCKQALEDLEKTSGHDHPDVATMLNILALVYRDQNKYKEAANLLNDALAIREKTLGENHPAVAATLNNLAVLYGKRGKYKEAEPLCKRALEIREKVLGRDHPDVAKQLNNLALLCQNQGKYEEVERYYQRALEIYEAKLGPDDPNVAKTKNNLASCYLKQGKYKDAEVLYKQVLTRAHEREFGAIDGDNKPIWQVAEEREENKHRNKENTPYGEYGGWHKAAKVDSPTVTTTLKNLGALYRRQGKYEAAETLEDCAMRSRREHVQQALDLVNKARVAQLLGDEKSSTRRGSRSSLANSEHEQSHEEQFNIF; via the exons ATGGGCAGGACAGATATGTCAAAGACGCTCAACGCCTATAGGAT TAAAAAGATCGAGAACATCGGCAGAATGACAGCGATGACGCAGGAGGAAATCGTGGCCGGAGCGCGGACGGTCGCTCAGGGCCTGGAGGCTCTGCGAGTTGAGCACGGCGGTCTGTTACAAGGCCTGCAGTCTCAGGACTCACCAGCCGCCCGAGACAAAGCCAGTTTGCTGTCCAAGATCATTGAAATGATCGACATGGGTCTGGGTGAGGCGCAGGTGATGCAGACACTGGCAAGCCATCTGCAAATGGTGGAGGCGGAGAAACAGAAGCTGAGGACACAAGTGAAGAGGCTCTGTCAGGAAAACGCCTGGCTCAGGGACGAACTAGCCAGCACTCAGCAAAAGCtgcaagcgagcgagcaagct GTTGCGGGAttggaagaggaaaagagacatCTAGATTTCATGGCCAGTATGCGACAATACGATCCAGATCCGTCCACGGAGGATGAAAACGCTAAGGACCGACCGAAGGACGATCCTGTAGTGGACCTTTTCCCCGACGATGACGCGGACGATCGCAATAGCAAAT CCATATCTCCGACTCCGCCATCGCAGTTCGCGCAGCAAGTGAACGCCGGCTACGAGATACCAGCACGTCTGCGCACGCTGCACAACCTGGTAATCCAGTATGCGAGTCAGGGCCGCTACGAGGTAGCGGTCCCCCTATGCAAGCAAGCCCTCGAAGATCTGGAGAAGACTTCCGGTCACGATCACCCCGACGTGGCGACCATGCTAAACATTCTCGCTCTCGTGTATCGAGATCAGAACAAGTATAAAGAGGCCGCGAATCTCCTGAACGACGCTCTAGCCATCCGGGAGAAGACGCTGGGTGAGAATCAtccggcggtggcggcgacgcTGAACAATCTCGCGGTGCTGTACGGGAAACGGGGCAAGTACAAGGAGGCTGAACCCCTGTGCAAGCGGGCGCTGGAGATTCGCGAGAAGGTGCTTGGCCGCGACCACCCGGACGTGGCGAAACAGCTGAACAACTTAGCGTTACTATGCCAGAACCAGGGCAAGTACGAGGAGGTCGAGCGCTACTATCAGCGCGCGCTTGAAATCTACGAGGCCAAGCTGGGCCCGGACGATCCGAATGTCGCGAAAACGAAAAACAATCTGGCGTCTTGTTACCTGAAACAGGGCAAGTACAAGGATGCCGAGGTGCTGTACAAACAAGTGCTCACCAGAGCGCACGAGAGGGAATTTGGTGCCATCGATGGCGACAACAAGCCGATCTGGCAG GTGgctgaagagagagaggagaacaaGCATAGGAACAAGGAGAACACACCGTACGGTGAATATGGCGGTTGGCACAAAGCCGCGAAAGTCGACTCGCCTACTGTCACCACTACCCTAAAGAATCTCGGTGCGCTCTACCGAAGACAGGGCAAGTATGAGGCCGCGGAAACGCTCGAGGATTGCGCCATGAGGTCCCGAAGAGAG CACGTGCAGCAA
- the LOC105287741 gene encoding kinesin light chain isoform X5 produces MGRTDMSKTLNAYRIKKIENIGRMTAMTQEEIVAGARTVAQGLEALRVEHGGLLQGLQSQDSPAARDKASLLSKIIEMIDMGLGEAQVMQTLASHLQMVEAEKQKLRTQVKRLCQENAWLRDELASTQQKLQASEQAVAGLEEEKRHLDFMASMRQYDPDPSTEDENAKDRPKDDPVVDLFPDDDADDRNSKSISPTPPSQFAQQVNAGYEIPARLRTLHNLVIQYASQGRYEVAVPLCKQALEDLEKTSGHDHPDVATMLNILALVYRDQNKYKEAANLLNDALAIREKTLGENHPAVAATLNNLAVLYGKRGKYKEAEPLCKRALEIREKVLGRDHPDVAKQLNNLALLCQNQGKYEEVERYYQRALEIYEAKLGPDDPNVAKTKNNLASCYLKQGKYKDAEVLYKQVLTRAHEREFGAIDGDNKPIWQVAEEREENKHRNKENTPYGEYGGWHKAAKVDSPTVTTTLKNLGALYRRQGKYEAAETLEDCAMRSRREHVQQALDLVNKARVAQLLGDEKSSTRRGSRSSLANSEHEQSHEEEWKYAFRAK; encoded by the exons ATGGGCAGGACAGATATGTCAAAGACGCTCAACGCCTATAGGAT TAAAAAGATCGAGAACATCGGCAGAATGACAGCGATGACGCAGGAGGAAATCGTGGCCGGAGCGCGGACGGTCGCTCAGGGCCTGGAGGCTCTGCGAGTTGAGCACGGCGGTCTGTTACAAGGCCTGCAGTCTCAGGACTCACCAGCCGCCCGAGACAAAGCCAGTTTGCTGTCCAAGATCATTGAAATGATCGACATGGGTCTGGGTGAGGCGCAGGTGATGCAGACACTGGCAAGCCATCTGCAAATGGTGGAGGCGGAGAAACAGAAGCTGAGGACACAAGTGAAGAGGCTCTGTCAGGAAAACGCCTGGCTCAGGGACGAACTAGCCAGCACTCAGCAAAAGCtgcaagcgagcgagcaagct GTTGCGGGAttggaagaggaaaagagacatCTAGATTTCATGGCCAGTATGCGACAATACGATCCAGATCCGTCCACGGAGGATGAAAACGCTAAGGACCGACCGAAGGACGATCCTGTAGTGGACCTTTTCCCCGACGATGACGCGGACGATCGCAATAGCAAAT CCATATCTCCGACTCCGCCATCGCAGTTCGCGCAGCAAGTGAACGCCGGCTACGAGATACCAGCACGTCTGCGCACGCTGCACAACCTGGTAATCCAGTATGCGAGTCAGGGCCGCTACGAGGTAGCGGTCCCCCTATGCAAGCAAGCCCTCGAAGATCTGGAGAAGACTTCCGGTCACGATCACCCCGACGTGGCGACCATGCTAAACATTCTCGCTCTCGTGTATCGAGATCAGAACAAGTATAAAGAGGCCGCGAATCTCCTGAACGACGCTCTAGCCATCCGGGAGAAGACGCTGGGTGAGAATCAtccggcggtggcggcgacgcTGAACAATCTCGCGGTGCTGTACGGGAAACGGGGCAAGTACAAGGAGGCTGAACCCCTGTGCAAGCGGGCGCTGGAGATTCGCGAGAAGGTGCTTGGCCGCGACCACCCGGACGTGGCGAAACAGCTGAACAACTTAGCGTTACTATGCCAGAACCAGGGCAAGTACGAGGAGGTCGAGCGCTACTATCAGCGCGCGCTTGAAATCTACGAGGCCAAGCTGGGCCCGGACGATCCGAATGTCGCGAAAACGAAAAACAATCTGGCGTCTTGTTACCTGAAACAGGGCAAGTACAAGGATGCCGAGGTGCTGTACAAACAAGTGCTCACCAGAGCGCACGAGAGGGAATTTGGTGCCATCGATGGCGACAACAAGCCGATCTGGCAG GTGgctgaagagagagaggagaacaaGCATAGGAACAAGGAGAACACACCGTACGGTGAATATGGCGGTTGGCACAAAGCCGCGAAAGTCGACTCGCCTACTGTCACCACTACCCTAAAGAATCTCGGTGCGCTCTACCGAAGACAGGGCAAGTATGAGGCCGCGGAAACGCTCGAGGATTGCGCCATGAGGTCCCGAAGAGAG CACGTGCAGCAA
- the LOC105287741 gene encoding kinesin light chain isoform X7, which translates to MGRTDMSKTLNAYRIKKIENIGRMTAMTQEEIVAGARTVAQGLEALRVEHGGLLQGLQSQDSPAARDKASLLSKIIEMIDMGLGEAQVMQTLASHLQMVEAEKQKLRTQVKRLCQENAWLRDELASTQQKLQASEQAVAGLEEEKRHLDFMASMRQYDPDPSTEDENAKDRPKDDPVVDLFPDDDADDRNSKSISPTPPSQFAQQVNAGYEIPARLRTLHNLVIQYASQGRYEVAVPLCKQALEDLEKTSGHDHPDVATMLNILALVYRDQNKYKEAANLLNDALAIREKTLGENHPAVAATLNNLAVLYGKRGKYKEAEPLCKRALEIREKVLGRDHPDVAKQLNNLALLCQNQGKYEEVERYYQRALEIYEAKLGPDDPNVAKTKNNLASCYLKQGKYKDAEVLYKQVLTRAHEREFGAIDGDNKPIWQVAEEREENKHRNKENTPYGEYGGWHKAAKVDSPTVTTTLKNLGALYRRQGKYEAAETLEDCAMRSRREALDLVNKARVAQLLGDEKSSTRRGSRSSLANSEHEQSHEEEWKYAFRAK; encoded by the exons ATGGGCAGGACAGATATGTCAAAGACGCTCAACGCCTATAGGAT TAAAAAGATCGAGAACATCGGCAGAATGACAGCGATGACGCAGGAGGAAATCGTGGCCGGAGCGCGGACGGTCGCTCAGGGCCTGGAGGCTCTGCGAGTTGAGCACGGCGGTCTGTTACAAGGCCTGCAGTCTCAGGACTCACCAGCCGCCCGAGACAAAGCCAGTTTGCTGTCCAAGATCATTGAAATGATCGACATGGGTCTGGGTGAGGCGCAGGTGATGCAGACACTGGCAAGCCATCTGCAAATGGTGGAGGCGGAGAAACAGAAGCTGAGGACACAAGTGAAGAGGCTCTGTCAGGAAAACGCCTGGCTCAGGGACGAACTAGCCAGCACTCAGCAAAAGCtgcaagcgagcgagcaagct GTTGCGGGAttggaagaggaaaagagacatCTAGATTTCATGGCCAGTATGCGACAATACGATCCAGATCCGTCCACGGAGGATGAAAACGCTAAGGACCGACCGAAGGACGATCCTGTAGTGGACCTTTTCCCCGACGATGACGCGGACGATCGCAATAGCAAAT CCATATCTCCGACTCCGCCATCGCAGTTCGCGCAGCAAGTGAACGCCGGCTACGAGATACCAGCACGTCTGCGCACGCTGCACAACCTGGTAATCCAGTATGCGAGTCAGGGCCGCTACGAGGTAGCGGTCCCCCTATGCAAGCAAGCCCTCGAAGATCTGGAGAAGACTTCCGGTCACGATCACCCCGACGTGGCGACCATGCTAAACATTCTCGCTCTCGTGTATCGAGATCAGAACAAGTATAAAGAGGCCGCGAATCTCCTGAACGACGCTCTAGCCATCCGGGAGAAGACGCTGGGTGAGAATCAtccggcggtggcggcgacgcTGAACAATCTCGCGGTGCTGTACGGGAAACGGGGCAAGTACAAGGAGGCTGAACCCCTGTGCAAGCGGGCGCTGGAGATTCGCGAGAAGGTGCTTGGCCGCGACCACCCGGACGTGGCGAAACAGCTGAACAACTTAGCGTTACTATGCCAGAACCAGGGCAAGTACGAGGAGGTCGAGCGCTACTATCAGCGCGCGCTTGAAATCTACGAGGCCAAGCTGGGCCCGGACGATCCGAATGTCGCGAAAACGAAAAACAATCTGGCGTCTTGTTACCTGAAACAGGGCAAGTACAAGGATGCCGAGGTGCTGTACAAACAAGTGCTCACCAGAGCGCACGAGAGGGAATTTGGTGCCATCGATGGCGACAACAAGCCGATCTGGCAG GTGgctgaagagagagaggagaacaaGCATAGGAACAAGGAGAACACACCGTACGGTGAATATGGCGGTTGGCACAAAGCCGCGAAAGTCGACTCGCCTACTGTCACCACTACCCTAAAGAATCTCGGTGCGCTCTACCGAAGACAGGGCAAGTATGAGGCCGCGGAAACGCTCGAGGATTGCGCCATGAGGTCCCGAAGAGAG
- the LOC105287784 gene encoding mitochondrial ribonuclease P catalytic subunit isoform X2: MAKHTRQVSSDPRCHTVHRRYHNYRHVHETFGNLDDLEKAEILQTYHDLRKKYPVLDAFTTEHCIASLCCTDQWKEAFEMLEMLKITQKPSGTIYSVLAAAAFKNREPDIAWRTLSQISHTQVPRNNIYTSYLSYCKQEGKEAFNKNMLKMFDFWSEHNIRIHNKIIQAYADVASEYGWVGKPTTISKTGICKHCGHSLSKIVIRQDAFQKLANSVANKLIIGSDIYHNTDPEEFRNFRQFVEKTKPYDIVIDGLNLTYISKNSPGMVYSLLDVINYFSRNNKKILIVTRKHQKKWPVLQQIQAYASVFYIDNLSEDDPYILYATMASGINAMFVSSDLLRQHKHSFKKLNLYQEFHHWQCSHQYSLIKFNKSIRIQKPFVYLPSAQKNDDHWHIPYVADDCTMTNFDFHEFPDKWYCLRQEKKYT; this comes from the exons ATGGCAAAACATACGCGACAAGTGTCTTCAGATCCAAGATGTCACACCGTTCACCGTAGATACCATAATTATCGACATGTGCATGAAACATTCG GCAATTTGGACGACTTGGAGAAAGCAGAGATTCTCCAGACGTACCATGATCTGAGGAAAAAGTATCCAGTCCTGGATGCCTTCACGACCGAACACTGCATTGCGAGCTTGTGCTGCACGGACCAGTGGAAGGAGGCATTTGAAATGCTGGAAATGCTAAAGATTACCCAAAAACCGAGTGGTACCATATACTCTGTACTGGCCGCTGCAGCATTCAAGAACAGGGAGCCTGACATTGCCTGGCGTACTTTATCACAAATATCGCACACTCAAGTGCcacgaaataatatatatacttcGTATCTATCATACTGCAAGCAGGAAGGGAAAGaagcttttaataaaaacatgcTAAAAATGTTTGATTTCTGGTCTGAGCACAATATAAGGATTCATAATAAGATTATCCAGGCTTACGCTGATGTAGCTAGTGAATACGGTTGGGTTGGTAAGCCCACAACCATTTCTAAAAC agGAATATGCAAACATTGTGGTCACTCTTTGTCGAAAATAGTGATCAGGCAGGATGCTTTTCAGAAATTGGCCAATTCTGTGGCGAACAAGCTGATCATAGGTTCTGACATTTATCATAATACTGATCCGGAAGAGTTCAGAAATTTTAGGCAATTTGTTGAGAAAACTAAACCATATGATATAGTAATTGATGGCCTCAATTTAACTTATATAAGCAAGAATTCTCCAGGAAtg GTATATTCACTACTTgatgtaataaattacttcAGCAGGAACAACAAGAAAATTCTTATAGTGACACGAAAGCATCAAAAGAAGTGGCCTGTTTTACAACAGATACAAGCATATGCGTCAGTTTTCTATATAGACAATTT atCTGAAGATGATCCTTACATATTATATGCGACCATGGCGAGCGGGATAAACGCTATGTTTGTGTCATCGGATTTACTGCGACAACACAAGCACTCGTTCAAGAAGTTGAATCTCTATCAAGAATTCCACCATTGGCAGTGTTCACATCAGTACTCCCTCATAAAGTTCAATAAGTCTATTCGCATCCAGAAACCTTTTGTTTACTTGCCAAGCGCGCAGAAGAACGATGACCACTGGCACATACCTTATGTTGCTGACGACTGTACTATGACGAACTTCGACTTCCACGAATTCCCGGACAAGTGGTACTGTTTaagacaagaaaaaaaatacacatga
- the LOC105287784 gene encoding mitochondrial ribonuclease P catalytic subunit isoform X1 — translation MSVFCKLSLSLLSRSYRFRKSAKCLSRGINISRRVIPLRFVENNADIKDTLAKKDVSDAEWQNIRDKCLQIQDVTPFTVDTIIIDMCMKHSVLDSAIAYFKFLRQNNYALNAAVIGKYLRIYSFKGNLDDLEKAEILQTYHDLRKKYPVLDAFTTEHCIASLCCTDQWKEAFEMLEMLKITQKPSGTIYSVLAAAAFKNREPDIAWRTLSQISHTQVPRNNIYTSYLSYCKQEGKEAFNKNMLKMFDFWSEHNIRIHNKIIQAYADVASEYGWVGKPTTISKTGICKHCGHSLSKIVIRQDAFQKLANSVANKLIIGSDIYHNTDPEEFRNFRQFVEKTKPYDIVIDGLNLTYISKNSPGMVYSLLDVINYFSRNNKKILIVTRKHQKKWPVLQQIQAYASVFYIDNLSEDDPYILYATMASGINAMFVSSDLLRQHKHSFKKLNLYQEFHHWQCSHQYSLIKFNKSIRIQKPFVYLPSAQKNDDHWHIPYVADDCTMTNFDFHEFPDKWYCLRQEKKYT, via the exons ATGTCGGTGTTTTGTAAGCTAAGTTTATCGCTGTTGTCCCGGTCTTACCGGTTTCGCAAGAGTGCAAAATGTTTGTCGAGAGGAATTAATATCTCCAGAAGAGTCATTCCGCTGCGTTTCGTCGAGAATAACGCGGACATCAAGGACACCCTCGCGAAGAAAGACGTATCGGACGCAGAATGGCAAAACATACGCGACAAGTGTCTTCAGATCCAAGATGTCACACCGTTCACCGTAGATACCATAATTATCGACATGTGCATGAAACATTCGGTACTGGACAGTGCTATCGCATACTTTAAGTTTCTAAGACAGAACAATTACGCCTTAAATGCGGCTGTGATCGGCAAATACTTGAGGATATATTCCTTTAAAGGCAATTTGGACGACTTGGAGAAAGCAGAGATTCTCCAGACGTACCATGATCTGAGGAAAAAGTATCCAGTCCTGGATGCCTTCACGACCGAACACTGCATTGCGAGCTTGTGCTGCACGGACCAGTGGAAGGAGGCATTTGAAATGCTGGAAATGCTAAAGATTACCCAAAAACCGAGTGGTACCATATACTCTGTACTGGCCGCTGCAGCATTCAAGAACAGGGAGCCTGACATTGCCTGGCGTACTTTATCACAAATATCGCACACTCAAGTGCcacgaaataatatatatacttcGTATCTATCATACTGCAAGCAGGAAGGGAAAGaagcttttaataaaaacatgcTAAAAATGTTTGATTTCTGGTCTGAGCACAATATAAGGATTCATAATAAGATTATCCAGGCTTACGCTGATGTAGCTAGTGAATACGGTTGGGTTGGTAAGCCCACAACCATTTCTAAAAC agGAATATGCAAACATTGTGGTCACTCTTTGTCGAAAATAGTGATCAGGCAGGATGCTTTTCAGAAATTGGCCAATTCTGTGGCGAACAAGCTGATCATAGGTTCTGACATTTATCATAATACTGATCCGGAAGAGTTCAGAAATTTTAGGCAATTTGTTGAGAAAACTAAACCATATGATATAGTAATTGATGGCCTCAATTTAACTTATATAAGCAAGAATTCTCCAGGAAtg GTATATTCACTACTTgatgtaataaattacttcAGCAGGAACAACAAGAAAATTCTTATAGTGACACGAAAGCATCAAAAGAAGTGGCCTGTTTTACAACAGATACAAGCATATGCGTCAGTTTTCTATATAGACAATTT atCTGAAGATGATCCTTACATATTATATGCGACCATGGCGAGCGGGATAAACGCTATGTTTGTGTCATCGGATTTACTGCGACAACACAAGCACTCGTTCAAGAAGTTGAATCTCTATCAAGAATTCCACCATTGGCAGTGTTCACATCAGTACTCCCTCATAAAGTTCAATAAGTCTATTCGCATCCAGAAACCTTTTGTTTACTTGCCAAGCGCGCAGAAGAACGATGACCACTGGCACATACCTTATGTTGCTGACGACTGTACTATGACGAACTTCGACTTCCACGAATTCCCGGACAAGTGGTACTGTTTaagacaagaaaaaaaatacacatga
- the LOC105287740 gene encoding leucine-rich repeat-containing protein 58, translating to MENYTSDSSDSDSSLRTLDLSYLLLDDRVLDKQFLNTKSPEDVENLLLSQNRLTILPASINRFVSLSTLDITNCNLNRLPDFWSDCPLTRLIAKHNNLTNDGLVKCFENLTNLKELNLSGNRLVDFPDQILDLAALKYLYLGGNHISELTKDIWKLQKLRVLSMGGNRLTEVPCTLGQLKSLQALILCDNMLESLPSSIANLTNLKTLSLHKNRLRTLPTEIITLNCLTELSLRDNPLVVRFVSDMTHNPPSLLELAGRVVKTSDIRYDEQSIPRNLVQYLNSGHRCVNPKCKGVFFNNRVEHIKFVDFCGKYRLPLLQYLCSSKCIEPRDSDEELVSGAMIRKVLLG from the exons ATGGAGAACTACACGTCTGACTCCAGTGACTCAGATTCTAGCTTGCGGACGCTAGATCTGTCATATCTATTACTGGATGACAGGGTGCTGGACAAGCAGTTCCTCAATACGAAATCGCCGGAGGACGTGGAGAATCTGTTACTGAGCCAGAACCGCCTCACGATTCTACCGGCTAGCATCAACAGATTCGTCAGCTTGAGCACTCTGGACATCACCAACTGCAACCTGAACAGGTTGCCAGACTTCTGGTCGGACTGCCCTCTGACCCGCCTGATTGCCAAACACAACAATCTGACTAATGACGGGCTGGTTAAGTGCTTTGAGAATCTGACCAATTTGAAGGAACTCAATCTGAGCGGCAACAGACTCGTGGACTTTCCTGATCAGATACTCGACTTGGCTGCCTTGAAGTACCTTTACCTAGGTGGTAATCACATTAGTGAGCTTACTAAGGACATCTGGAAgctgcaaaa ATTACGAGTTTTGTCGATGGGAGGCAACAGATTGACGGAAGTACCGTGCACCCTTGGTCAACTGAAGAGCCTACAGGCCCTCATCCTTTGCGACAACATGCTGGAGAGCCTGCCCAGCTCGATAGCCAATTTGACGAACCTGAAAACTCTGTCGCTTCATAAAAACAGATTACGGACACTGCCTACTGAGATAATAACGTTAAACTGCCTGACAGAG TTGTCTCTACGGGACAATCCGTTAGTGGTCAGATTCGTGTCCGACATGACGCACAATCCACCGTCGTTGCTGGAGCTGGCGGGGCGCGTTGTCAAAACCAGCGACATCCGCTACGACGAGCAGAGCATACCGCGCAATTTGGTGCAGTATCTCAATAGCGGCCACCGCTGTGTAAATCCCAAGTGCAAAG GTGTCTTCTTCAACAATCGCGTCGAGCACATCAAGTTCGTCGACTTCTGCGGCAAGTACCGTTTACCACTGTTGCAGTACTTGTGCAGCAGCAAGTGCATCGAGCCGCGCGATAGCGATGAAGAACTCGTGAGCGGTGCCATGATCCGGAAGGTCCTCCTCGGTTGA